TATTTCCTGAAGAAAGATTAGCTGGTTTGGTTGACAGTGCTTCACTTGCCTTGCCATCTTGCCTCGACTCCAAAGCTGACCAAAAATCAAtgtttttaaatgcatgtttctGTTAGTTACACTTGTTTGACATATAAATTAGATCAATATTATTTCAGAAAACATAGCTTGCCAGTGACTAGCTGAACATTCAGACAAGATATAAACCAACCTGCAAGGACAGGATCAGAACTCACTCCAGCATCCATCAACACACCTATTTGGTGAGTTTTCCTAAAAGAATCTGGCTCGATAGCTTTCTTTTCCATACCCTCCTGCCTACTTGTTGCAATAGCAAACAATGATGGATCAATCCTGGAAGATGGAGTGCGAAGCATATCTTCAGTTGCTTTTGCGCGCACTCTCCGTAATTCTTCTTGGATATTCCATGATCCAGATGTAACAGAATTCCGTTTCTGCAACATTTCGATAAACACTAAAAGTCTAAAACAAAGGTTAATAAATAGGATGACCCGAAACAAGTGCAAACAAAGTAAATAAAAGGACAAAAAGAAAAACATCATCCATATGACATATCCCTGCATAACTAATATACATTTTTTTGATCATATAAGGACAGAAAAAAGATTATGAGATTAATAAATTTGTTATAAACAGCAACATTTTTtgtaaacaaatttatttttcagcTATCTATGTGTCTTGATAAATCGTTGCTGTGATGGCCACAAAACACCCTGAATTTTGGAAGGACAGACTCAATAGACCCTTCAACTTGAGTTTGAAAATACACCGGCACACCTTCAATCTTTTTTCAGATACTTTATTTAATATAGTAATCAAATTGTTGATCAAACTGACCATACGAGAAGTTCAGAAGCAGAAGATACTAGATATACTGACACAGGTAACACATTTATAGTTCCAGCCCCAAAAACAATTCGGATGTTTTCAAACGAAAAAAGAGTTAAAGGTTCAGTTTTCAGCAATCCACGAGGTGACTTGCTTTCCGGATGCAGGAACAGAAGTATAAAGGGGAAATAATCAGGCATGCACCTTTGACGAAGACAAAGAGTCATGGCCAACTGAATATGATGTTCCTTCCTTGATCAACTCCATTCTTGTTGTCAAAGGGGTGCTTAACTCAATTAGCTTCGTGGGAGATGCCCAAGGTGGCCTGTCTCTCATATAGGATCTGGCCACATCAAGAGGAGAACCGCCCGCACTATTGACCTGCATTATTAGCATAATCAAATCATCAGATAACATTATCCTAATACCAAGATTTCTTTGTAAAGTCAAGAACCAATCTGACTCAAAAGGGCGCAAAAGTGACATCTTTGatgtcaaaaatgaaaaataaaatctgttTGGGTATAAAATACGTAACAGAAACATAGAAAGTGAAGGTAAAAAGATAAATAGTCAAAATATTAGTGGTTAACAAAAGATCATCCAGCATGTAGTATGTATCAAATATCACAAAAAGGTTATCACTAACATGTTCGGTCCCAGAGGGGTTGGGATCACACGTCCCTTCATCTGTATTTTCCACTGAACTTGGCCCCATTTTCTTCTCTCGAAACCATTTTTTCGCTTCCAAAACTGCTTCTTTATACATATCACCAACTTCTATAAATGAAAATAAGAAATATATCAAATAATGAGAAGAATTCACCCCAGGACGAATATAAAATTTCTTGTAAGGCAATAACCATTGTCTGTCATTTTCCCAGGATGGGAAGCAATTCTTTTCTCTGTTTCCATCGACCAATCAATAACTCGTGACTTAAGAAGTTCAGTCAACCTATCACATTCTTCCCTGATAAAAGATGAAAATAACAGTAAGCAAAATCAACTACGTCCATAGTACAGCCAATCAGATTATTGTGAACATTTGTGCCCTTAAAACATTAGCAGTTTAGCACATGCCCAATGGATACCACTAGCGAGGTTCAAGTACAGCATAAAGGGTCCTGGTATCTAGTCATTGAGTTCTACCAGCATAAGTTACATCTCAACTCTATAAAACCGATAAACATAACTAACACCATCAAACTAAATGCATGAAAGATAATTATTCAttcttgagaaaaaaaaaagcaatcaAGTTCAAAGCCTGAGCAGCAGAATCTTGGAACGAAGTTCTGTGGAAGTAAAAAAGACACAGAAGAAAGCAAAAGATTCTAAAAGTTTCAAAGTTTGGAGTCCCGTGGATAGATTCAAATAATAActtcataatttaaataattttcagaaACCTGACCTGGCACAATTATATCTTAACAACTATCACTTCTTATCAGAAAGAGAAATGGAAAAAATAACGAAtgttataaaagaaaaaaaaataattacgaaCTAGAACCACAAAATTTCAAGCCAGGTACAAATACCTCAAAGTTCTTGTGATTACCTTGAGAAAGTCTCCTGCATTATAAGTTGTTCAATTATCCGTTTTGTTTCAATCCTCTGCACACAAATATCAAGGAACCATCAGCGGAAAATGATAGAGGATATCTTTGAGGCATTTCAATCATCAACATTTAAAAGAATGGTAGTACAGATTCTGTTTTCTGGTTATGAAAAGATTTCAAACTCGAGATACAGATCTCAGTATAGATCGTCCATCAAGAACGCACAACATGATACGAGACTCTAAAACAATCTAAATGATGCCAAGTTATTCTACTGAAATTGGGGTTCGGATATGAGTTAACTGACTGCCTGATCAAAGAGCTGGGAAGATCATGTGTTGTTGTGCTTGGATTCTTTTGCCGTGACAAGGTTTGTattgataaaaagatttaacaAAGGAACAAAAAGACAAAAGGTAAATGCAAACTATAAATTCCATGAAGAGAGGAATCTTTTCGTATCCTCAAGATACCGTGAATCATCCTTCTAACACTTCTTAGACTTAAACTAAACAAACCATGAATGATATCAACCACAGCAAATAATAAAATCTGTCCAATCCCTCTAATATAAAATTAGAGTATTTCCCTTCTGGCAGAACCATTTTTCTTTGTTGCTGTAGACGATGATGCATAACACACATAAATAGAAACATGACACCTAGTCAAAAAATGGGGGATCCACCAATGTTAATCTTAACATTAATATGGTGCAACAGTAGTATTATAAGATAAGAGTGAGGTTACCTCATGCAAGGCCTTATCTCCATCATAAGCATCTTCATCATTGTCAATACCATCTTTTGCCAAACAAAAAAGATAGAGAAGAAAAGAAGTTACAAAAACACGAGTAAGTCAAACAATGTACATGAAAGAGAGTAGGTGAAAGTGGAAATAAAAAATGACCTAATAAACCCACCACCAGTACACATTTATCAAAATTATCACTAAGAGGAACTCTGCAAAAGCAAGTTTAAGGCTTTCATGGTGTAATATGCTTATGACATAAACTCAACGTCATAAAACTACATAATACATCTTATATAAAGTCAAAGCGTATAAAAAATCATTGCCAGCTTTGTTTTATAGAGTGACGAATAATGACGATGTGCAATCTAAAGGATAACCATCCATTGAAGCGCTCACGATAATAATCCCAAATGTATCCATAAACTTCTATCAATGGCTCCTTTTTCCGTGACTTAGGTTGCATCACATCTACTTTACCTAACGGAAAACAAAAAACTGTAGTGAAGAGGATCAAGAATATCGGGAAGTAACATTTCACGTGCATTTGGtagaaattaaatcattaatagCGCATaattgaacacaaaaaaataattgaaaccaAGAGGCGCGGAAaggaaattataattttaaaaaaaccccaAACAGAAGTGAATGCGTACCAGCACCTGAGTCCTCgtcttcatcttcttctgaAGATGAAGACTCGGAGTATAAAACACTCGCAAGTATTTTTCCAGCGCCAGAAGCTATGGCGCGGGCGGATGGTAAAACTCTGCCAGAAAACCAATTAGGGCTTTTACCAGGCGGAGGCTGCGAGGGCGGGCGGTCATACGGGGTGGTAGCGAGACGCTGCTTCCTCCTATAAGCGACAATTTTTCCGCCGGCACCGGATCGAGAATCTGCCATTTGGAGGAAAATGGGAATTTTTGAAATGGAAAGATCGGAATTCGTTTGTTTCAGGACATTACGGGGTTAG
The Primulina huaijiensis isolate GDHJ02 unplaced genomic scaffold, ASM1229523v2 scaffold5453, whole genome shotgun sequence genome window above contains:
- the LOC140970328 gene encoding protein KAKU4-like isoform X1; the protein is MADSRSGAGGKIVAYRRKQRLATTPYDRPPSQPPPGKSPNWFSGRVLPSARAIASGAGKILASVLYSESSSSEEDEDEDSGADGIDNDEDAYDGDKALHERIETKRIIEQLIMQETFSREECDRLTELLKSRVIDWSMETEKRIASHPGKMTDNEVGDMYKEAVLEAKKWFREKKMGPSSVENTDEGTCDPNPSGTEHVNSAGGSPLDVARSYMRDRPPWASPTKLIELSTPLTTRMELIKEGTSYSVGHDSLSSSKKRNSVTSGSWNIQEELRRVRAKATEDMLRTPSSRIDPSLFAIATSRQEGMEKKAIEPDSFRKTHQIGVLMDAGVSSDPVLAALESRQDGKASEALSTKPANLSSGNNEDSKVGQIDGESFTLKLPLPTSSKPEELHADSEGPPENKVTEIGGTPEVNGFSLSQTSLSAGGVTSQNHEQDNEDSHDTNKNNLLNAGNLEGRCELSTETCVEVPIVTETASIASGSQNSLSKQREELSEEMIQPSTDGKTDFMHGKPQEKKSGGNLRRSKRRSK
- the LOC140970328 gene encoding protein KAKU4-like isoform X2; its protein translation is MADSRSGAGGKIVAYRRKQRLATTPYDRPPSQPPPGKSPNWFSGRVLPSARAIASGAGKILASVLYSESSSSEEDEDEDSDGIDNDEDAYDGDKALHERIETKRIIEQLIMQETFSREECDRLTELLKSRVIDWSMETEKRIASHPGKMTDNEVGDMYKEAVLEAKKWFREKKMGPSSVENTDEGTCDPNPSGTEHVNSAGGSPLDVARSYMRDRPPWASPTKLIELSTPLTTRMELIKEGTSYSVGHDSLSSSKKRNSVTSGSWNIQEELRRVRAKATEDMLRTPSSRIDPSLFAIATSRQEGMEKKAIEPDSFRKTHQIGVLMDAGVSSDPVLAALESRQDGKASEALSTKPANLSSGNNEDSKVGQIDGESFTLKLPLPTSSKPEELHADSEGPPENKVTEIGGTPEVNGFSLSQTSLSAGGVTSQNHEQDNEDSHDTNKNNLLNAGNLEGRCELSTETCVEVPIVTETASIASGSQNSLSKQREELSEEMIQPSTDGKTDFMHGKPQEKKSGGNLRRSKRRSK